Proteins encoded by one window of Bacillus rossius redtenbacheri isolate Brsri chromosome 3, Brsri_v3, whole genome shotgun sequence:
- the LOC134530307 gene encoding L-aminoadipate-semialdehyde dehydrogenase-phosphopantetheinyl transferase-like → MSVCIASTKRARWTFNVKTWQPTEAQFLLASACVQEEEKARIGRFVFKNDAKATLIGRLMMRKFVSSTSGIPYSEVKFWREEKGKPYVLNPVVNFNISHDGDHVVLAGEEVSTKVGVDVMRLEHRSGTGVEEFFRTMSRQFTAEEWECIRGKSLPSKQLATFYRHWCLKESYLKALGMSITSLGRYGFKTEEPDLRVGTVARGTRVYVDGILADNWCFEETMLDEDHCVAVALSKSTADCSQDHCLFHFLDFEQLMKGSEPILQPDLEYTRNFFAKNEKIIRPIASILDTNDKN, encoded by the coding sequence ATGAGTGTGTGCATAGCTTCAACGAAGAGGGCCAGGTGGACATTCAACGTGAAAACATGGCAGCCCACTGAAGCTCAGTTCTTGCTTGCATCAGCGTGCGTTCAAGAAGAAGAAAAGGCTCGCATTGGTAGATTTGTCTTTAAGAATGATGCCAAAGCTACTCTTATTGGTCGATTAATGATGAGAAAGTTTGTCAGTAGCACTTCTGGCATTCCTTATTCTGAAGTGAAGTTCTGGAGGGAGGAGAAAGGAAAGCCTTATGTTTTGAACCCTGTGGTTAACTTCAACATATCACATGATGGCGACCACGTGGTTCTCGCAGGGGAAGAAGTTAGCACCAAGGTGGGGGTGGATGTGATGAGGTTGGAACACCGGAGCGGTACAGGTGTGGAAGAGTTTTTCCGTACCATGTCGCGACAGTTCACCGCAGAAGAGTGGGAGTGTATCCGTGGCAAGTCGCTTCCCTCCAAGCAGTTGGCTACGTTTTACAGACACTGGTGCTTAAAAGAGAGCTACCTCAAGGCTCTGGGCATGTCCATCACAAGCTTGGGTCGTTACGGTTTCAAGACTGAGGAGCCGGACCTTCGGGTTGGAACTGTCGCTCGGGGGACTCGAGTCTATGTTGATGGTATACTCGCAGACAATTGGTGCTTTGAAGAGACTATGCTGGACGAAGATCATTGTGTTGCCGTGGCTCTTTCAAAGAGCACTGCAGATTGTAGCCAGGATCATTGTCTCTTCCATTTCTTGGACTTTGAGCAACTGATGAAAGGAAGCGAACCCATTTTGCAGCCAGATTTAGAATACACGCGTAATTTCTTTGCAAAAAATGAAAAGATTATAAGGCCAATTGCATCAATCTTagacacaaatgacaaaaattaG
- the LOC134530308 gene encoding L-aminoadipate-semialdehyde dehydrogenase-phosphopantetheinyl transferase-like, with protein sequence MSIFAASPKSARWAFNAKTWQPTESQFLLASACIQEEEKARIGKFVFRNDVKASLVGRLLMRKYVSSTSGIPYSEVKFLRDEKGKPYALNSKVNFNVSHHGDYAVLAGEVATNRVGVDVMKLEYKTGRELEEFFSIMSLQFTSQEWGRIRGPVDTPAYKQVVMFNRHWCLKESYLKAVGLGISVDLNRVCMMIGDQDLCLGAVVKDTQVCFDGQHLKSWCFEETLLDEEHCVAVAVDKDSDESYIGTFQIFDFDHLMNGSSPLLELDAKYTHYYFGKCEKVSACSSSFH encoded by the coding sequence ATGAGTATATTTGCAGCCTCACCCAAGAGTGCCAGGTGGGCATTCAACGCTAAAACTTGGCAACCCACAGAATCACAATTCCTGTTAGCATCCGCTTGTattcaagaagaagaaaaagctCGCATTGGAAAGTTTGTGTTCCGGAATGATGTTAAAGCTTCCCTAGTAGGCAGATTGCTCATGAGGAAGTACGTCAGCAGCACCTCGGGCATTCCTTACTCTGAAGTTAAGTTTCTGAGAGACGAGAAGGGGAAGCCATATGCTTTAAACTCCAAAGTAAATTTCAACGTGTCCCACCATGGAGACTATGCTGTCTTGGCGGGAGAAGTTGCAACCAATAGAGTGGGGGTTGACGTGATGAAGTTAGAGTATAAGACCGGGAGAGAATTGGAAGAATTTTTCAGCATTATGTCACTGCAGTTTACTTCACAAGAATGGGGGAGGATCAGAGGTCCAGTAGACACACCTGCCTACAAACAAGTTGTCATGTTTAATCGTCATTGGTGCTTGAAGGAGAGTTATTTAAAAGCGGTTGGCCTTGGCATTTCTGTAGATTTGAACCGTGTTTGTATGATGATTGGGGACCAGGATCTGTGTTTAGGTGCTGTTGTTAAAGACACTCAAGTGTGTTTTGATGGCCAACATTTGAAAAGCTGGTGTTTTGAAGAGACCCTGCTGGATGAAGAACACTGTGTAGCTGTTGCTGTTGACAAGGACTCTGATGAATCATATATTGGAACATTTCAGATTTTTGATTTTGATCACCTGATGAATGGGAGCAGTCCTTTACTAGAACTAGATGCTAAGTATACTCACTACTATTTTGGGAAATGTGAAAAAGTTTCTGCATGTTCTAGCAGTtttcattaa